One genomic window of Acetomicrobium thermoterrenum DSM 13490 includes the following:
- a CDS encoding response regulator transcription factor produces MQTIKVVIANRHRLYRECIKRVLELEMDISVVGEICRAEEMRDVISSLRPDVIVYDDELLDKGSIGPIPELSKEFAPFRCVLLTSKENNYHDRLQNLRKLGIYGCILKSSKAEDLLSAIRNVAKADPYNDPRLETYKKPVSLIEKDTAQLDHLTPREKEVLYWLSQGFSNQNIAQIMFLSEKTVKNHVSRILKKLDFPDRTQAAVFAWKAGLAQYSPDQFYEILGKTQ; encoded by the coding sequence TTGCAGACTATTAAAGTAGTCATCGCAAACAGGCATAGATTATATCGTGAATGCATAAAGCGTGTGTTGGAGTTGGAAATGGATATTTCGGTGGTGGGAGAGATATGCCGTGCTGAAGAGATGCGGGATGTTATTAGTTCCCTGCGCCCAGATGTCATTGTGTATGACGATGAGCTTCTGGATAAAGGTAGCATTGGACCCATCCCCGAACTCTCCAAAGAGTTTGCGCCCTTCAGGTGTGTTTTATTGACTTCCAAAGAGAATAATTATCACGATAGATTGCAGAATCTGAGGAAGTTAGGCATATATGGGTGTATACTGAAATCTTCCAAGGCAGAGGATCTTTTGTCGGCAATTCGTAACGTGGCCAAGGCCGATCCTTATAATGATCCAAGATTGGAGACATACAAAAAACCTGTCTCGCTAATCGAGAAAGATACAGCTCAACTTGATCACCTTACTCCACGGGAGAAGGAAGTCCTCTATTGGTTATCCCAGGGCTTTTCAAACCAGAATATCGCTCAGATAATGTTTTTGTCCGAAAAAACCGTTAAAAACCACGTCAGTCGCATTCTGAAGAAACTCGATTTTCCCGACAGAACGCAGGCCGCCGTTTTTGCGTGGAAGGCGGGGCTTGCTCAATACAGCCCCGACCAATTTTACGAAATCCTCGGCAAAACGCAGTAA